A single genomic interval of Calypte anna isolate BGI_N300 chromosome 3, bCalAnn1_v1.p, whole genome shotgun sequence harbors:
- the PREPL gene encoding LOW QUALITY PROTEIN: prolyl endopeptidase-like (The sequence of the model RefSeq protein was modified relative to this genomic sequence to represent the inferred CDS: inserted 1 base in 1 codon; deleted 1 base in 1 codon; substituted 1 base at 1 genomic stop codon), translating to MKVRTSRDGLRNLFQGLICSMRYYSKENHVQTLCLHSKIKQKKRHVLDCSGSTCTHRTLPPGSILPWRFFSCKQEGTKIPSEKKENRSIITSEFLNKNLLKSEQERWNDISARYKAMTKRIKEKLEELHNKYTFCLGTPKIRFGENVYFEENGCVFLSKADADILFSTEDLGLSDAFIQRIRISPDQRYMAINLKSGNSEKATCVVMKLGDFSVVERVIPKYFIYVVFFPEWAANDVLNYTSQKNLKCQNVFMTTFTNQKHTKLVYTEQDARFFVDICCTKDRRFLTINSNSKTTSEVWLVDCRHPFKLPTLVQARTKGVIYHIEHRNDELYILTTYGEPAEYKLMKAPVASSGMENWQLVYALEDKTKLVDLEMFSDHCIMFLKNAGHLYLNVLSLVSHSVQSVKLPTWACEFELESHPEHTTSTCYFQLTSPVHPPKCFAYSFKENNLIEQAVQEVPIITNCHTTRLLAKSKDEALVXITVFIIXISKELHRKPLLVHVYGAYGIDLNMSFKEEKLMLIEEGWILAYCHVRGGGELGLRWHKDGCQHNKLKGLHDLKACIMLLHKLGFSQPKHTALAAASAGGVLAGALCNTDPELIRAVVLQAPFVDVLNTMMKTHLPLTIEEQEEWGNPLADEKCMKYIKSYCPYQNIKTQCYPSVFITAYENDQRVPLMGILRYVQKLRKAAVDHASTTSKKRNWIPNIILDIQATGSHCDSSWEDSVDEVARHLAFLNEELEVCHLQHDVKLCK from the exons CAGGAAGGAACAAAAATCccttcagaaaagaaggaaaatagatCCATAATAACATCAGAGTTTTTGAACAAGAATCTTCTGAAATCAGAGCAGGAAAGGTGGAATGATATTTCAGCAAGGTACAAAGCTATGACCAAAAGAATCAAGGAAAAATTAGAAGAATTGCACAACAAGTACACATTCTGTTTAGGAACCCCAAAG ATCAGGTTTGGAGAGAATGTGTACTTCGAAGAGAATGGCTGTGtgtttctttcaaaagcag ATGCTGACATTTTATTTAGCACTGAAGATCTCGGTTTGTCTGATGCCTTTATTCAACGGATCAGAATTTCACCAGATCAGAGATACATGGCCATCAatttaaaaagtggaaattCTGAAAAGGCAACCTGCGTTGTTATGAAACTTGGTGATTTTTCTGTCGTGGAAAGAGTAATTCCCAAAT ATTTTATATATGTTGTCTTTTTTCCAGAATGGGCTGCAAATGATGTTCTG AATTACACAAGTCAGAAGAACCTTAAATGCCAGAATGTGTTTATGACCACTTTCACTAATCAGAAACATACTAAGTTAGTTTATACAGAACAAGATGCAAG ATTCTTTGTGGACATATGTTGCACAAAAGACAGGCGTTTTCTTACTATCAACAGCAACAGCAAGACAACCTCAGAAGTTTGGCTGGTTGACTGTAGACACCCTTTTAAGTTACCTACCCTTGTACAAGCACGAACAAAAGGGGTCATTTACCACATTGAGCACAGAAATGATGAGTTATATATTCTTACTACATATGGAGAACCTGCAGAATATAAG TTGATGAAGGCACCAGTAGCTTCCAGTGGCATGGAGAACTGGCAGCTGGTTTATGCACTGGAAGATAAAACCAAGCTGGTAGACTTGGAGATGTTCAGTGATCACTGTATTATGTTTCTGAAGAATGCTGGTCATCTTTACTTAAATGTGCTCTCTTTGGTTTCACATTCAGTTCAGTCAGTAAAG CTACCTACGTGGGCCTGTGAATTTGAATTGGAATCTCATCCTGAACATACCACCAGCACTTGCTATTTTCAGCTCACCTCCCCAGTACACCCCCCTAAGTGTTTTGCAtattcatttaaagaaaataatctcattGAACAAGCTGTGCAAGAGGTACCAATTATTACGAATTGTCACACTACACGTTTACTAGCTAAAAGCAAG GATGAAGCTTTAG CAATTACAGTTTTCATAATATGAATTTCTAAAGAGCTACACAGGAAACCACTTCTGGTTCATGTATATGGAGCGTATGGCATAGATTTGAACATGAGCTTTAAAGAAGAGAAGCTGATGTTAATTGAAGAGGGTTGGATATTAGCATATTGCCATGTTAG GGGTGGAGGAGAGCTAGGCCTTCGCTGGCACAAAGATGGATGTCAGCACAATAAACTCAAAGGTCTCCATGACCTTAAGGCTTGCATCATGCTGCTGCACAAACTAGGATTTTCTCAGCCCAAACACACAGCGCTGGCAGCTGCCAGTGCAGGAGGAGTTCTTGCAGGAGCCCTGTGCAACACTGATCCAGAACTCATCAGAGCCGTGGTTTTACAG GCTCCTTTTGTAGATGTTCTAAATACAATGATGAAAACTCATCTCCCACTGACAATTGAAGAACAGGAAGAATGGGGAAATCCATTAGCAGATGAAAAATGTATGAAGTATATAAAAAGCTATTGTCCATACCAGAATATTAAGACACAG TGCTATCCTTCAGTTTTTATCACAGCGTATGAGAACGACCAACGGGTGCCACTAATGGGAATCCTACGCTACGTTCAGAAACTGAGGAAGGCTGCAGTAGATCATGCCAGCACAACAAGTAAGAAAA GAAATTGGATCCCTAATATCATCTTAGACATCCAGGCAACTGGCAGTCATTGTGATTCATCTTGGGAGGATTCAGTGGATGAG gtTGCAAGACACCTTGCTTTTCTGAACGAAGAACTCGAAGTATGCCACCTCCAACATGATGTCAAATTGTGCAAGTAG